Genomic segment of Aquila chrysaetos chrysaetos chromosome 16, bAquChr1.4, whole genome shotgun sequence:
TCGGTATTAACAGTCCCTGCATCCAGCGGGGCTATCAGGGAGCAACCTGCCCTTCGCCCTCCTCCCCTGGGCTATTTGCACTGCTAGTCTCTGCCTAACACCTGCCTTTTATGAAGTGTTTCCATCTAAATGCAGATGAGGAATCACAGGATAATGTAGCATCTGGATTCAGCTCTCCTGGAGGACCCTTTTACCATGCAGAAATTGGGAAAAGGGAATTATGAGTTGCTCTTCGGTGCATCCTTATGTTGCTGCTGTGTGGCTGCCCAGCCACCAGACAGGGAGGCACCATTAGTGCCCCATGCCTTGGAGAGCCGTGCTGTGCCCCTCTTGGGTTTGTTGCTTTTCCTACATGTactttgtctggttttttttaatcttaatgaaaaatcttttctgctgGACACCCATGGTTGCTCTCAGTGAAACCCACGCTCAGCTCATCTCTTTCCTGTGCATCACCTAGGAGGCATTTGCTCAGGGGAGCTCCACACTGGCACAAGCCTGTTCCTGCCCCACATGTACTAATGCATCTACACTACAGAGAGAAGGGACAACGCCATGACTGAGCCAGGCAAAGTCCTCCCCTGTAGACCATGTGTGGGGTGACAACTCCACAGACCCGTCACCGAGCAGGTAGTGCCTGGGGCACCTTCCCAGGAGAAGCTGATGTGTCCTGCTGCAAAGCCCAGGGGAACTCAGATCCACCATGCCTCCTTGCTGGGCTATGCTGGGCCCCATGGCCCTGATGGCACCACAGATTCTCCATGTTCTGCATAGGGTATAGTGCTTGTCCCCTCACTTGTCCACATCAGACCCATCTGGAGACAAGAAATAGGCTTGGTAACAGGTGCCTGAATTAGTTTGCTGTTGACCAGTATCCCTCTAGTCCTCTTTGTCAGAGACTCCTGTAAGACACAGAGTTACACTCTGTGTCAAGAAgcttaatatttaatttaatttctaaatctTGCCCTGTTGACGTACTTATTTAAAGCCAAACTGGAGAAACTCCATCAGAATTTGCTCCTGGTTCAGTGTTTATAGCACCATGGCCCCTGCTGGACTTCTCAGCTTCAGAGCAGAGGTTTGCAAATCACTGTGATCAtccttaaacaaacaaaaaatgacagCGCATTGCATGCCTTTCTCATCTCCTGATTGCCAATAAACGAATCTAATAGGAAAGTACTACGTGTGCAGCAGAGTTTCACTAGGATCCTTTTAAGATATGGTAAGGAGAACTCCAGCAGCTGATAGTGAATATTTGATTAAATTGGATGTCCCAACATAGTCAAACATTAGGTAGAAAAGCTTTCAGCTCCTTGGCGGCGCAGGGAGAGGCAGTTATGTTAGGCAGTTATGGAGGTTATGTCCATGCACCCGCAGACAGGCCTCGAAGGAATCAGACCGTGGTAACCCTTCCACCAGAAAGGGAAAAGCGGATGGCAGAGCCTGGCACTGCAGGGTGGGCTCTGGGCCACTTTGAGTCCAGCAGATTTGTTTAGCCACTCTGTGCCTGGTTCATGGCTGCTGTTTCTCTCCAGGACCCTGTACCACCAGTGAGGAGCTGGCTATGGGTTGGTGAGCTGCTGTAGCAGCTGCAACCCATCCCCAGTGCCATCTTCCTCAGGGACCCCTCCTTTTTCAAGTGCCCAAAACGTAGGGGCCATCTTTGCATGATGAGGGGTGGATTAATTGAGGACAGAAAGTTTGTGGAGAAAAAGGCAGGTGGGAGCTAGTTGCTGCCACGTGTTATGACTGCCTTGATATTTAATAGCTGATCCTTCTGTACACGGTGTGCCCTTGTCATTTTCCACCCTTCATGGAACAAAATGCGTGCTTTAGTGATTCAGATCTGGACTCGTCCAACCCAAGATCTTCCCAAATGCCACAGTCAGCCAGCTGCTGTGCCCAAGGGAGCTACTGCAAGCCAACAGCATGCAAGAGGAGCAGCTTGCCTGATGCTTGGCATCTTCTGGAAAAACAATACTTCAGGAATCTCTGTGATACAGCTGAGACGTCCAAGGAGTTTAAGCTGATGTGAAGGTGATTTGTGCATACTGCTGCCCTGCATCTGCCCACGGCCAGACCCAGGTACAGCAGACAGTCATACCTGATGGATCACAGTTTAGGTCACACCTCTGCAGATTTCCAGCCTCCCACTGCGCATTTCTACTCAGTGAGTGGGGGACTGCAATAGGGCTTCTTCTGGACATCTGTCCCTCAAAGGCAAGCTTCTCCCTTAACAGATGATGTTTCAAATTGCTTTAGCTTCTACCTGCACACCCCAATTGCTTTGAAACTTGCAGGAGCTCTGTAGGGCCAAGCATTGACTTAGCTGGGTGTCCAGGAGTCTTTGAATCATGGGGTTCCTCAGATCCGTCCACCTACACCCAAATACATAGCTCATATTGCTACTCACATTGTTCTGCAATCTCCATGCAAAGGTTAAGTCACACCCCACAGCAGTGGGTGGGTTGTAAACTGACATGCATAGTGAGAATCACTTGGTCAGAGGAAATTCCTCAAAAAATCCTCCACCCGCCCTCCATTCATCAGTACATCTTACATCCTACAAAGCtctttataaaaatgttcttcccccccccccccccccccccgaggctCTCAGACTCTTGCAAAAGGGAGATCTTGGACCATAGATCAGCAATTGGAATTAGCAAGAAACAGTTCTGACACATGCAAAACATTGCAAGATGGAAGCGTTCACATTTCTGCTTACAAAAAGCACTTGCCTGTGCCACCTCTCATCCCTGGAGGGCTTTGGGGACATGATTTTACGACAGTAATACCACTGGAGCTGTGCAGTGGATGCATGATGATCAGGGATCAAATATGAGGAGGGAACATCTTACATAAACAAAATCATAGGTAACACAGACTAGCTGTACATCAGGCTGCAAGCACCCTCctaagagggaaaagaaaaggtctgCAATGTGCTGATCAGATCCCTAAACTGATGCCCACCCACATGGATGCCTTGACCTGGGACACAGGCATACAAGTGGTTCTTCCAGATGCCCAGTCATGCAGAACCAAACTGGTGCCACTGGAGCAACAATTTGATTAAATTCCCAGCCTGGGCAATCTACCCTTGATAACACAGGGCTGATGACACCAGTACAGCCAGACTGGGGAAGTCCTATGTCAGGAAGCTGTGAATGACACAGTCCTGGAGGTGGCTTATGTGGTGACTTAGGTCAGGGCTGACCAACTGAGAGCCCCAGGGCTGGATCTGATACACTGGCAGTTTATCTGCTTTCCCAGAAAGGCCAGTCTGTCCATGGGCTGATGACAGATGGCAGTGCATGGGGACATGGAGGAGAAACTGCAAACCTGGGGTTAGATTGAGTCATACGCAGTGCCTTGTAAATACAGCTGCAGTGGTTTGGGGCCTTGAGACCTCAGCACGACAAGGAACCACTGCTTGTTCTGGGCCAAAAAGACCAGTGAGAGAGATAATACCAGGACTAGTCAGCCCTTTCCCAGCAATGCTCCCCAGCCATTGGCTGGGCAGTGTGAAATGCAGCAAACAAGTCTACACTGGtccctgtaaaataaaatattactcgTTCAAGAACAGGAAGTCCTCACAGGACAGAGCATGGGAAGATGGCACAGAACATGGCAAACATGGCTGTGGATCTGTGGACACCTCTCGCCACCGCAATGCCTCTCATCCccacatttccttccttttctgcaggcaCTGGTTCCTCCCAAAACACCCCAGGTTATGCTGGCAAAACATCTAGGGGACAACGTAACAAGCTAGATCACAGAGCTGATCCCAGCCAACATAGCTCCATTTCTggtcaaattattttcaaactggATAAGCTGCTGATCTGTCTTACTCTTCCCAAAGGAGAAGGGACATAAGTCAGTGTAGAGATGGAGGGGACTTTCACACTTGTGTTCAGCAAGTGTGCTCTCTCATCTGCcaatttgtttccaaaatgatgGGCCATTTACCACCCTTGGGGTCTTCTGTAATGCAAATGGCTGTGGAGAGCCCCTTCCCACCTATTACTCCTGTCCAAGAATTCCTGCCCCTGACCAGGACTTGTGCTACACGCCACACCTCTCCTCCCAGTGAGAGAGATTTTTATGGCTGGATGCATCTGCAAAGACGAGGGCAGACACTCCCCTTGTAATTGTTCCTCACCCGGGTGTGCATCTGCATGTGAACTCTCAGGCAGGCAGGTATATGTATGTGAGCATGTGTTTATTAGCactaaaaaatgcatttgtcaaAATCTCTAGAGTTAAAAAACAATCATTACATAATTACATGAAACAATTAACCAACTGATTCATCAGTTAGAGGCTCACGAACAACACCTGAAACCCATCCCAGCCACTTAACAAGGCAGAAGGTGGCACAAATAAGAGCAACTCCCAGGATGTCCTGGAGGTTAATGGCCCTGTGCTCTGTCCAGGTAAGAGAAGACACTTTCCATTCCTGGCTGCTCTCATCTGGAAGCTGATGGCTTCTGGGTATTATCAGCTCTGAGCTGCTGGTTTAAGGTGTTTTGATATAGAGATATTCCATATAAGTAACCCTTCAGGTCAGTACTGTGTGGTTAGGCACTCACCCAAGATGCCTGTGCTGCCTAACTTTAGTCCCTTGCTGACAGTATATACTTAGACCTCATTTCTTAAGTAATACAGTTTGCAAGAAACAACTTCTTCAGCAACATTTGAAACACTTTGTTAGCACTTCCTTCTGCTCAACAGGGTCAGTGAGCACAATGAATAAGCAGAACACATAAAATTCCATGAAAAAAACTGCTCCAGGTCTCCAGAAAAGATCTGTTATTACCAGAGCCATTATCTGTAATGCTGTAGTTAAAGGCTGCACGGGAGAGCGCACAAAGATAGAATGAAGTTGGGGAAGCAAGTTTAACTTTACCATCACTTGCCTTCCAAGTGGGTAGCCATGCAACActagtatctttaaaaaagaagtctctGGGttccttcaaaacaaaaaaataaaggggaaaaatcacCACTGTGCTTTCATATGCTACTGGAAAGCACCACATCCTATAGAGAGCACCAGTGCTGCTGTAGTCTAGGCCCATGGTAAAATAATTTGGCTAGCATGGCTCAGTGGGTGAGCATGTGGGTTGCACTGGGACCCTGTGAGCCAAAACTCAACTCAGAGGTGAAAGACACTGCTGCAGACAGAGTTGTGGCAGCAAATCTCTGCTTGTAACATTCACCTTGCTACCAGCTCTCTTGAGAATGTCAGCGCATCTTTGCTGGGagggtgctgctggcagagtAACCAACCACCTAGTTGATGCCACTAAGTAACTAACCTCAGTCACCTTGGCTGGTAAGGTCTTGCTACGTGGTAGCATCCCATTGCTGACCCTGCAACCAGAACTGCCATCAAGCAAGGACCCTTCTCGTAACGGTCAGCACCCTGCTGCGCCAGGGCACATGCTGGCAGGGGCCAGTGTGCAGTAGCCCTGGAAGCACTTGACAAAGGTCTGTGTGCACATCCTTCAGTATGAAGTTTAGCACAATCCCCACAGCAGGTACCTGCACCCCAGCCAGCCGTGTGATCAGGTAGAAAGGCTTGGTCAGAGTGACAgtgggggagaggaaggcacTGGAGGGGTGACTTTCTCCAGAGAGCTGATCTTATGCCATTTGCAGTATCAGAGGCAGACAGGGTCCCTGCTCAGGAAGCAGAGTGAATACAATCCAAGCAAATACAGTTCAAAATTAGTGCTTCACATGAACACATCACCATTCCCAGCATGCATGGGCTGGGAGCAGAAATGATCTGCCTGAGGTTCCCCAGTAGCCCCAGGTCCAATCCTTACCCAAAGGCACCTAAGTGGGGTATTGAACAGGGATGACCCaagttttctgcagctgagtATCCCTGGAGGAATCGTGGTGCCCATACCACACTGAGGGATCCCCAGCCCAGCACGCTGGGGACACTATCCCTTGTTCCCAACGCCCTCCATGCCCCttgctgttgttgttgctgACATGGAAAAACAGGAAGGTACATGCACCATCTGTGGGGATGGTAACACCAGGCAGCATGGCTGGACCTTGGCATCCTGTTCAGGAACACAATGTGCATTGGGGGGCTCCTCACTCCCAGTGTGGGTATCGGCGGGAAACTGGGGGCACTGGGCTGGGGGCCCTGGGTGCCATCcattcctttcctccccagcctgcccaaGGTGTCTTGCACCTCGGATCCAAGAGGAGACCGCTCAATCCCAAAGCCCTGACAGTGGGGATTTGCCAAAATCGGTGCCCTACGTGCTGGAGGCAGCCAGTCCCCCTCAAGCTGGGCTGTGTCGTGACAACGAGGCGTGTCGCGACCAGGGGGCGTGTTGCGGGCACGGCTCGGAGAGGCCCACCAGCAGCGGTTCCGTTCCGTTCCGTGCCGGGAGCGAGCCGACCGGCCGGGGAAGCAGCCGAGCCATTGTGCCGCCCGCCCACCCCACCGGGGGCCGGGCAGCACCGGCAGggccgggcagcggcgggcCGCGCTCCAATGGGCGGcgaggggccgggccgggcggcccGCCCCTGCCCGCGTCCCTATAACTGCCGGGAGCGCGGCGCCCCGCATACGGCGAGTCGAGCCGAGCCAGGGCGGCACTGCTGGTGCGCGGACCTGCTGCCCGCCGGAGCCCCGGATCGGTGCGTACCCGCGCGGGCAGAGCCCGGCTccccggggcggccgcggggcggtGTGCAGGGGCGCCGCGGTGCGCGCCGCGCTGAGCTTTGTCCGCCAGCGGTGGGCGGGCGGACAGCAGCTCGACTCCCAGGGAGGGTGCAGCGCGGTGCCTTCCTCGCGGGGCGACGGTGGGGGGTTCTCCGGGATCCTCGGTCGGAGCCGGCTCGGACGGGAGTGGGAAGCGGTGCTGTCCCCGGAAGCCTTGCCCTGAGCCGTGTGTCGCCTTGCAGGGGCCTGGAGCCATGGCTGAGCACATGATGATGTCCATGAGCCACGGTGGCACCGGGCTGCAGAGCTACCGCATGGGGGTGAGTGGGCTGCAGGGACCCCCGCAGCACGGGCAGCATGTGCTGAGGACACTGCCTGCCGCCAGTCAGATGATGCCCTACGGAGGGGCTGGCATGGATGGTGCAATGAGGCCAAGACCCAACCTCAGCGGACAGATGGGCCACCACCAGATGCAGAATGCGATGATGTTCAATGGCCcaagtcagcagcagcagtacaTGGGGCCGGTGGGCACCCAGCAGCTAATGGCTAGCATGCACCTACAAAAACTCAACACCCAGTACCAGGGTCACCCGCTGGGTATGAGCAACGGGCCCATGGGAGCTGGTGCCCAGCAGTACAGAGTGGGGCCAAGCCAGCACCCAGGCATGCAGCACATGCCCTCACCAGCGCTGACCTTGAACGTTATGGACACTGATCTCATAGATGAGGAGGTCTTGACATCCCTTGTCCTGGAACTGGGGTTGGACCGGATTCAGGAGCTGCCAGAGCTATTCTTGGGACAGAACGAGTTCGACTTCATTTCAGACTTTGTTAGCAAACAGCAACCCAGTGCCATCAGCTGTTGAGGGGCTTTGAGCTCCTCCTTGTGTCTTGGTGTTTTGAGTTTGTTTCTAAATTCCTTCTCCACCTGccatcctcctcccttcccctgccttgcCCTGTCCTGGATTCCTAACCTCCCCAAAGAGACAATCATCGGACACTGGCTTGCAATggattgcttttctcttctgtgtggTTTTCCTGTGTGGGAGttcctggggagggggtgtgtaCCCCAAACAGAGAGCAGATCAAGAGCTCTTGCTGTAGAGCTGCCTCTAAATGGCATTAACAGGATTTCTGGCTTAAGTAGAAATAATGGACTTACGACTTTCCACAACTAGGCTTTGAGCGCAGGAAGCAATgggcagctggcagcactgcCGGTAGCTGGATTGCTCAAGGATTCTGTGGTGCCAGCGAAGTTAAAGGATCCCCTGAGAGAGGATTGTCTCCCTGGTGCATGGTTTGAACCAGTTTCCCCTTGCAAACATGGGTGGGGTTAGATATTTGTTGGGACTTTTTACTGTGACAGTAAATAGGTCTTCAGTCTTGTCTGTTCAGCTCGGAAAGGGGGCACTTCCCCTCCAGCAGGCTTTTTTCTAACTGGCTGAGCAAAATAAAGTATGCCTTGGGGAAGGGTGTGCGTATGTGCCTAAATGTTCATCTCTGTGAAACTTCGGATCTCTGACCTGTACAGCTAATCAACTGTAAAATCTACAAAGCATTTGAGGTTGATTCAGGCATAAGGCTTAAAGCTGCAGTCTAGCTCCACTTTTTTCCACCTCTGAAACCAAATAAAGACCATGTAACTGTATATTCCAGATCtaatcttatttattttcctatgaTTATTTATTTGCAAGGAGTTATTTTGTTATTTGGCTTTGGGACTGCTGGGAAGGATGCATGGA
This window contains:
- the CITED4 gene encoding cbp/p300-interacting transactivator 4, with the translated sequence MAEHMMMSMSHGGTGLQSYRMGVSGLQGPPQHGQHVLRTLPAASQMMPYGGAGMDGAMRPRPNLSGQMGHHQMQNAMMFNGPSQQQQYMGPVGTQQLMASMHLQKLNTQYQGHPLGMSNGPMGAGAQQYRVGPSQHPGMQHMPSPALTLNVMDTDLIDEEVLTSLVLELGLDRIQELPELFLGQNEFDFISDFVSKQQPSAISC